A genome region from Tolypothrix sp. PCC 7712 includes the following:
- a CDS encoding ArnT family glycosyltransferase, with amino-acid sequence MIANVIFIKNKHNNMLLLLPIIFWLIIFSISIKYSESWRKSFMSTSIVWGVVLTFISEVLSQFHILNFLSILIAWSLLNCLALICQYLFLIKNAKPINLNTAISGKIKKYIKIAPAIKILLFGIFFVVATVGLIAIIAPPNNWDSMDYHMTRVVHWMQNNSFEHYPTSYTPQLYQNPWSEFVILHFQILSGTDYCANLVQWFSLLGCTIGVSLIAQQLSADLRGQVFAAVISATIPMGILQASSTQNDYVLSFWLVCLAFYVLLSVKERARTSWTNLCLIGSSVGLAILTKGTAYFYVLPFLIWLGISEIKYLRFKVWQSGLLVGSLALSLNFAHYLRNYNLFGSPLGEPSTYKNEIFGINILFSNILRNLALHIGTPIGLWNGIANKLIQIIHIFLGVDVNDPRITFSKTFFVPGGWSTLGVPGNENSAGNLLHLCIILLCIVIYIAKKRYKKSDYILSYLLSAISTFLLFCYLVKWQAWNSRLHLPFFVLLAPFLGVILSQIKKPKMALSLVIILLISSFPWLFFNKYRPIIDSHNIFQTNRIEQYFSNRPYLQEPYVGAVNLLKSKDCSNIGLSLGNDPWEYPYWEIWRQTKKETVTMQHVNVTNISAKLSNQYPYKDFIPCAIITMETKRSKQEKSQEMTVNDATYIRAGDFPPVGVFLPK; translated from the coding sequence TTGATAGCAAATGTTATTTTTATAAAAAATAAACATAATAATATGCTTTTGCTTTTGCCTATAATATTTTGGCTAATTATTTTTAGTATTTCTATTAAATATTCTGAAAGTTGGCGTAAATCATTTATGTCAACTTCTATTGTTTGGGGCGTTGTGCTCACTTTTATTAGTGAAGTTTTAAGCCAATTTCATATACTTAATTTTTTAAGTATCCTAATAGCATGGTCATTATTGAACTGTTTAGCATTAATTTGCCAATATTTATTTTTAATTAAAAATGCCAAGCCGATAAATTTAAATACTGCAATCTCTGGCAAAATAAAAAAATATATTAAAATAGCACCTGCCATCAAAATATTATTGTTTGGTATATTTTTCGTGGTCGCTACTGTTGGTTTAATTGCTATTATAGCGCCACCAAATAATTGGGATTCAATGGACTATCACATGACTCGTGTTGTGCATTGGATGCAAAATAATAGTTTTGAACATTATCCCACAAGTTACACACCACAACTATATCAGAACCCTTGGTCAGAGTTTGTAATTCTGCATTTTCAAATTTTAAGCGGTACAGATTACTGTGCTAACTTAGTTCAATGGTTTAGTCTGCTTGGCTGCACGATAGGAGTCTCATTAATTGCACAACAACTAAGCGCAGACTTACGAGGTCAGGTTTTTGCTGCTGTGATTAGTGCTACGATTCCTATGGGGATATTGCAAGCATCAAGTACTCAAAATGATTATGTCTTGTCATTTTGGTTAGTCTGTCTCGCTTTTTATGTTCTGCTTTCGGTAAAAGAGCGAGCAAGAACTAGTTGGACTAATTTATGTCTAATTGGAAGTAGTGTAGGATTAGCAATTTTAACTAAAGGAACAGCTTACTTTTACGTACTGCCATTTTTAATTTGGCTAGGTATATCTGAAATAAAATATTTACGTTTTAAAGTATGGCAGTCTGGACTATTAGTAGGTAGTCTGGCTTTAAGTTTAAATTTTGCTCATTATTTACGTAATTACAATTTATTTGGCTCGCCATTAGGAGAACCTAGTACATATAAAAACGAAATATTTGGTATTAATATACTATTTTCCAACATATTAAGAAATTTAGCTTTGCACATAGGAACACCTATTGGTTTATGGAATGGTATAGCCAATAAATTAATTCAAATCATACATATATTTCTAGGGGTAGATGTTAACGATCCACGCATCACTTTTTCTAAAACATTTTTTGTCCCAGGAGGTTGGTCAACTCTAGGAGTTCCCGGAAACGAGAACAGTGCTGGCAATTTATTACATTTATGCATAATATTATTGTGTATAGTTATTTATATAGCTAAAAAAAGATATAAAAAAAGTGACTATATATTAAGTTATTTACTGAGTGCAATAAGTACATTTTTATTGTTTTGCTATTTAGTCAAATGGCAAGCATGGAATAGCCGTCTGCACCTACCATTTTTTGTATTATTAGCTCCTTTTTTGGGTGTGATATTATCCCAAATCAAAAAGCCAAAAATGGCGTTATCTTTAGTAATTATTTTATTAATATCATCATTTCCCTGGTTATTTTTTAATAAATATAGACCGATAATTGATAGTCATAATATTTTTCAGACTAACCGAATTGAGCAATATTTTAGCAATAGACCTTATCTCCAAGAACCTTATGTTGGAGCAGTGAATTTATTAAAGTCAAAAGACTGCTCAAACATTGGTTTGTCATTAGGTAACGATCCGTGGGAATATCCTTACTGGGAAATCTGGCGACAGACTAAGAAAGAAACAGTAACAATGCAACATGTAAATGTTACTAATATTTCTGCTAAACTCAGTAACCAATATCCCTATAAAGATTTTATACCTTGTGCAATTATTACTATGGAAACAAAAAGAAGCAAACAAGAAAAATCTCAAGAGATGACTGTCAATGACGCAACTTATATTCGAGCAGGTGATTTCCCTCCAGTAGGGGTTTTTCTTCCCAAGTAG
- a CDS encoding glycosyltransferase: MPQSQDYPLLSAPTGKLQISELPDKITDTDGEDIFLSLVIPTYKERDNIKNVVKILSQVLDECIPGRYELIVVDDNSPDRTWEVAQSLMGDYPQLRVMRRQQERGLSSAVIRGWQAARGKILGVIDGDLQHPPEVLTQLVTEIEQGADLALASRHIEGGGVSSWSIVRRFLSRGAQVLGLIILPSVLGRVSDPMSGYFMVRRNAIAGAILNPVGYKILLEVIGRGRVGAIAEVGYVFCERKEGESKVTWKQYVDYLHHLLKLRLSTGNLGKVSKFSQNMGFPIGRFLRFGLVGLSGVFVDMAVLYLLSDPTTLALPLTRSKIIAGEIAIFNNFLWNDAWTFADVSMQQQEWRQRLKRFLKFNVICLAGLVLNVLILNLVFNFILPNRYIANLIAIAVATIWNFWVNLKLSWRVTDVK; this comes from the coding sequence ATGCCTCAAAGCCAAGATTATCCATTATTATCAGCACCAACTGGTAAATTACAAATCTCTGAATTACCTGATAAGATTACAGATACAGATGGCGAAGATATTTTTCTTTCTTTAGTCATTCCTACTTATAAAGAACGTGACAATATCAAAAATGTTGTCAAAATCTTGAGCCAAGTACTGGATGAGTGCATTCCTGGACGCTATGAACTGATTGTGGTAGATGACAATAGTCCAGATCGCACTTGGGAAGTTGCACAATCTCTCATGGGAGATTATCCACAGTTGCGAGTCATGCGACGACAACAAGAACGAGGATTATCCTCAGCAGTAATTCGTGGTTGGCAGGCAGCAAGAGGAAAGATTCTAGGGGTAATTGACGGAGATTTACAACATCCACCAGAGGTATTGACGCAATTAGTTACTGAAATTGAGCAAGGAGCAGATTTAGCGCTAGCTAGCCGTCATATAGAAGGAGGCGGTGTTAGTAGTTGGAGTATTGTCCGGCGTTTCTTGTCCCGTGGCGCTCAAGTTTTAGGATTGATTATTTTACCAAGTGTACTGGGAAGAGTTTCCGACCCCATGAGTGGTTATTTTATGGTGCGTCGGAATGCGATCGCAGGAGCAATACTTAACCCCGTAGGATATAAAATTCTTTTAGAGGTAATTGGGCGGGGAAGAGTTGGTGCAATTGCTGAAGTAGGCTATGTATTTTGTGAACGCAAAGAAGGCGAAAGCAAAGTGACATGGAAGCAATATGTCGATTACTTACACCACCTGCTAAAATTGCGTCTCTCCACAGGAAATTTAGGAAAAGTGAGCAAGTTTAGTCAAAACATGGGTTTCCCAATTGGTCGATTTCTCCGCTTTGGATTGGTAGGATTAAGTGGCGTGTTTGTCGATATGGCAGTGCTTTATTTGCTCAGTGATCCTACAACCTTAGCCTTACCCCTAACTCGGAGCAAAATCATTGCTGGAGAAATTGCCATTTTCAATAACTTCTTGTGGAATGATGCTTGGACATTCGCTGATGTTTCCATGCAGCAGCAAGAATGGCGACAACGGTTGAAGCGCTTTTTGAAATTTAATGTAATTTGCTTGGCGGGATTGGTATTAAATGTACTGATTTTAAATCTAGTATTTAACTTCATCCTGCCTAACCGCTACATTGCCAACTTAATTGCGATCGCAGTTGCTACAATTTGGAATTTCTGGGTTAACTTAAAACTTAGCTGGCGAGTCACTGATGTTAAATAG
- a CDS encoding sensor histidine kinase — protein MFLLGFSLGLAVGIGFWIWQQVQLNRYLERVVKPFNSPYSKVSLPLIPRLRQEITMVKEERQDLQQSLENYQELLDFAPLGYLQVDEENQLLWCNQQAREILYLERWQPGQIRLLLELVRSYELDRLIEQTRDCQQPRVKEWVFHPPCENPAAMLEIKSLAIRASSFPLPKGQVGVFLENRQPLLDMNQVRDRSFSDLAHELRTPLTSIRLVVETLQNRLEPPLDRWITRLMQEVDRLINLVQGWLELTQMETDPSIQLQPEAVEVRSLITSVWETLEPLAQKQHLHLKYSGAENLWIKADRSRIYQVFLNLLDNSIKYSPPCTTIEVQAEILSAKDSPTKNSSSTALAINIIDCGVGFAEVDLPHVFERFYRGDQSRARDPIQESNSKTAIVGSGLGLAIVRQIILAHGGSIKAMNHPDTGGAWIQLHFPAMMANTPSQDYS, from the coding sequence CGCTATTTAGAGCGAGTAGTTAAACCTTTCAATTCTCCTTATTCCAAAGTATCGCTGCCTTTAATTCCTCGCTTACGCCAGGAAATTACAATGGTGAAGGAGGAACGGCAAGATTTACAGCAATCCCTAGAAAATTATCAAGAATTGCTGGATTTTGCACCATTGGGATATTTGCAGGTAGATGAAGAAAATCAACTACTGTGGTGCAATCAACAGGCTAGAGAAATATTATATTTGGAGCGTTGGCAACCAGGACAAATACGTTTGTTACTGGAGTTAGTGCGTTCTTATGAACTCGATCGCCTGATTGAGCAAACTCGCGATTGCCAGCAACCAAGGGTAAAAGAGTGGGTGTTTCACCCCCCTTGTGAGAACCCAGCAGCAATGTTAGAAATAAAATCTCTGGCTATACGGGCATCGAGTTTTCCCTTACCTAAGGGACAAGTGGGAGTATTTCTAGAAAATCGCCAACCTCTGTTGGATATGAATCAAGTAAGAGATCGTTCTTTTTCTGATTTAGCTCACGAACTCAGAACACCGCTGACTTCGATTCGTCTGGTTGTGGAAACTTTACAAAATCGTTTAGAACCACCTTTAGATCGTTGGATTACCCGCCTGATGCAAGAAGTTGATCGGTTGATTAACTTGGTACAAGGTTGGCTAGAACTGACTCAAATGGAAACAGATCCTAGTATTCAATTGCAGCCGGAAGCTGTAGAAGTGCGATCGCTCATTACATCTGTTTGGGAAACTTTAGAACCATTAGCACAAAAGCAGCATCTTCATCTTAAATATTCTGGAGCAGAGAACCTCTGGATTAAAGCAGATCGCTCGCGCATATACCAAGTTTTTCTCAACTTGCTAGATAACAGCATCAAATACAGTCCGCCTTGCACAACGATTGAAGTCCAAGCCGAAATCCTCTCAGCCAAAGATAGTCCCACCAAAAATTCTTCTTCCACAGCCTTAGCAATCAACATCATAGATTGCGGCGTTGGTTTTGCAGAAGTAGATTTACCCCATGTTTTTGAGCGTTTTTACCGGGGAGATCAATCACGAGCTCGCGATCCCATCCAAGAAAGTAATTCTAAAACAGCGATCGTTGGTAGTGGTTTGGGTTTAGCGATCGTACGACAAATTATCCTCGCTCACGGTGGTTCAATCAAAGCCATGAATCATCCAGACACAGGAGGTGCGTGGATACAACTACACTTCCCAGCGATGATGGCAAATACGCCAAGCCAAGACTATAGTTAA
- a CDS encoding DUF3318 domain-containing protein, protein MEPTAEIRRLLDVMPASARMLTKIVSKPQQAKVIDASFPLPWNQERPININFDLWFRLGKSQRDLLLLQTVSWLTGVKWFKPNIYQVVLVAGLIGGLVESTQSDVVGVVIAVGLSAIAGFRIWRTNQSPELELDADAAAIRIAGRRGYSESEAAEHLLSAIETVAKIEGRSGLSFNELIRCQNLRAIAGLSPVGLPKSYMK, encoded by the coding sequence ATGGAGCCAACCGCCGAAATTCGCCGCTTGTTAGATGTAATGCCTGCTTCTGCACGAATGCTGACCAAAATCGTCAGCAAGCCCCAACAAGCAAAGGTAATTGATGCGTCCTTTCCACTCCCTTGGAATCAAGAACGGCCAATCAATATTAATTTTGACTTATGGTTTCGTCTGGGGAAATCACAACGAGATTTGTTGTTGTTGCAGACGGTTAGCTGGTTAACAGGGGTGAAGTGGTTCAAACCCAATATTTATCAAGTTGTACTTGTCGCAGGGCTTATAGGTGGATTAGTCGAATCCACACAGTCTGATGTTGTAGGTGTTGTGATCGCAGTTGGCTTAAGTGCGATCGCAGGTTTTCGGATTTGGCGCACAAACCAATCTCCAGAGTTAGAGTTAGATGCTGATGCAGCAGCAATTCGCATTGCTGGGCGGCGAGGTTACTCAGAATCTGAAGCCGCAGAACATTTGTTATCTGCAATTGAAACAGTAGCTAAGATTGAGGGGCGTTCTGGCTTAAGTTTTAACGAATTGATTCGTTGTCAAAACTTACGGGCGATTGCAGGTTTATCTCCTGTGGGTTTACCAAAAAGTTATATGAAGTAG
- the psb27 gene encoding photosystem II protein Psb27, with translation MKRYWSRLLALLLVVSISLMGCSSPDSLTGDYRQDTLAVVGILRNVLELSEDSPNKAAVQTEARQKINDFSARYQRSNSVSTLSSFTTMRTALNSLAGHYSSYPNRPVPQKLKDRLEQEFNQVEAALKRGA, from the coding sequence ATGAAGCGCTATTGGTCGCGTCTGCTTGCTCTGCTTTTGGTTGTAAGCATCAGCTTAATGGGCTGTTCTAGTCCTGATAGTTTAACAGGAGATTATCGTCAAGACACCTTAGCGGTAGTCGGGATTTTGAGAAATGTCCTAGAGTTATCAGAAGACTCACCAAATAAAGCAGCAGTTCAAACAGAAGCGCGTCAAAAAATAAACGATTTTTCAGCTCGTTACCAACGGTCTAACTCTGTTTCTACTTTGAGTTCTTTTACCACGATGCGAACAGCTTTAAACTCCTTAGCTGGACATTATAGCTCTTACCCAAATCGCCCCGTGCCACAAAAGCTCAAAGACCGTCTAGAACAAGAGTTTAATCAGGTAGAAGCAGCGCTGAAACGTGGTGCTTAA
- the cofH gene encoding 7,8-didemethyl-8-hydroxy-5-deazariboflavin synthase subunit CofH, whose amino-acid sequence MVITTFEAILDRALSGDDISLAEGVVLLKQTDPEAIAAIHNTADQLRSLQAGDTVTYVINRNINFTNICEQHCSFCAFRRDDGDDGAYWLDWAQILEKATDGVRRGATEICMQGGLNPQAKINGKSLPYYLKLVSTIKQEFPDVHLHAFSPQEVQFIARVDGLNYADVIAALRDAGVGSMPGTAAEVLDDEVRRVLCPEKIDTATWLEIVSTAHQLGLHTTSTMLSGHIESAEQQIGHLAKLRSLQKTAIDNGYPAKITEFILLPFVGQEAPKPLRRRVGRDQPILQDALLLGAVARIFLGNWIPNHQPSWVKLGLAGAMSALVAGCNDIGGTLMEEHITTMAGAMGGTCMEVETLQKAIASLGRPFQQRDTLYQPVC is encoded by the coding sequence GTGGTAATCACTACTTTTGAAGCTATTCTTGACCGTGCTCTTAGCGGGGATGATATATCTCTTGCAGAGGGAGTGGTATTGTTAAAACAAACAGATCCAGAAGCGATCGCAGCTATTCACAACACAGCCGATCAACTCCGCAGTCTGCAAGCAGGTGATACAGTCACTTACGTAATTAACCGCAATATTAACTTTACTAACATTTGCGAACAGCACTGTAGTTTTTGTGCATTCCGGCGGGATGATGGTGATGATGGTGCTTACTGGTTAGATTGGGCACAAATTTTGGAAAAAGCTACAGATGGTGTGCGACGAGGTGCAACGGAAATCTGTATGCAGGGAGGGTTAAACCCCCAAGCTAAAATCAACGGTAAATCTCTGCCTTATTATCTCAAGTTGGTGTCAACTATCAAGCAGGAATTTCCCGATGTACATTTGCACGCTTTCTCGCCTCAAGAAGTGCAATTTATCGCCAGAGTGGATGGACTCAATTATGCTGATGTGATTGCGGCTTTGCGGGACGCTGGTGTAGGCTCAATGCCAGGAACTGCGGCTGAGGTGCTAGATGATGAAGTCCGGCGAGTACTTTGTCCAGAGAAGATTGATACAGCTACTTGGCTAGAAATTGTGAGTACAGCCCATCAATTAGGCTTGCACACTACCAGCACTATGCTTTCTGGACATATTGAAAGTGCAGAACAGCAAATAGGACACTTAGCAAAATTGCGATCGCTGCAAAAAACTGCGATTGATAATGGCTATCCTGCCAAAATCACAGAGTTTATTTTATTACCTTTTGTTGGGCAAGAAGCGCCCAAACCTTTACGCCGCCGTGTAGGACGCGATCAACCGATTTTACAGGATGCGTTGCTACTGGGTGCGGTGGCACGAATTTTCTTAGGAAATTGGATACCTAACCATCAACCTAGTTGGGTAAAACTGGGTTTAGCTGGCGCGATGTCAGCCTTAGTTGCTGGTTGCAACGATATCGGCGGTACATTGATGGAAGAACACATTACCACTATGGCAGGTGCTATGGGTGGTACATGTATGGAAGTAGAAACATTACAAAAAGCGATCGCTTCTTTAGGACGACCTTTTCAACAAAGAGATACTCTCTATCAGCCAGTATGCTGA
- a CDS encoding iron uptake porin translates to MTKAFWGLLKISPLVMAATFVAANSTLAAEVNEPVNGVAQLSQDSMGQVTSVSQFSDVQPTDWAFQALQSLVERYGCIAGYPNGTYRGNRALTRYEFAAGLNACLDRVNELIATATADLVTKQDLATLQRLQEEFSAELATLRGRVDSLEARTAELEANQFSTTTKLVGEAIFSVSQPFGDTRADTDNNPNNNPDLDSNTAFSDRVRLNLYSSFTGKDQLQIRLQGRNTVPNSGVTGTNMTRLGYDGGTNNSVEIDKVNYAFNFSDAVRVKIDATGAELNENVYNFNPDFASSGKGALSAYGRFSPIYRQAGNGAGITVNFNPKGPLTLSAAYFAQGVNTPNNPADGNGLFNGSNTFFGQIAFKPTQALNVGFSYARTYQSNPSLFQGIGSAFANNPFAGARTEANHYGVQATFQLSSQLALSGWGGYTTADAVTGAARSADAWYWAGSLAVRDFGRKGNVLGVIFGQPPKVTGGDNIASESGTSYHLEGLYKLNVSDNIQVTPGLLVIFNPENNDNNNTIYVGTLRTTFSF, encoded by the coding sequence ATGACAAAAGCATTCTGGGGTCTTTTAAAGATTAGTCCATTGGTGATGGCGGCTACATTTGTGGCGGCTAATAGTACTTTGGCGGCTGAAGTTAATGAACCTGTAAATGGTGTTGCTCAACTGTCCCAAGATTCTATGGGTCAAGTTACATCAGTTTCACAGTTTTCTGATGTACAACCTACAGATTGGGCATTCCAAGCTTTACAATCTTTAGTTGAGCGCTATGGCTGTATTGCAGGTTATCCTAACGGTACTTATCGTGGTAACCGCGCGTTGACTCGTTATGAATTCGCCGCAGGTTTGAATGCTTGTTTAGATCGGGTGAATGAGTTGATTGCTACAGCTACTGCTGACTTGGTAACAAAACAAGACTTAGCTACATTACAGCGCTTACAAGAAGAATTTTCTGCGGAATTGGCTACTTTACGTGGTCGTGTAGATTCTTTAGAAGCACGCACTGCGGAACTAGAAGCAAATCAATTTTCCACAACAACTAAGCTAGTTGGAGAAGCTATTTTCAGCGTCTCTCAGCCTTTTGGGGATACAAGAGCTGATACTGACAATAATCCCAACAATAACCCAGATTTAGACAGCAACACTGCCTTCTCTGACCGGGTACGGTTGAATTTATACAGCAGCTTCACAGGCAAAGATCAGTTGCAAATCCGATTACAAGGTCGTAATACTGTACCTAATTCGGGTGTAACTGGTACCAACATGACCCGCTTGGGCTATGACGGTGGTACTAATAACAGTGTTGAAATTGATAAAGTTAACTACGCTTTCAACTTCAGCGATGCAGTACGTGTAAAGATTGATGCAACTGGTGCTGAGTTGAATGAAAACGTTTACAACTTCAACCCTGACTTTGCTAGTTCTGGGAAAGGTGCTTTATCCGCCTACGGACGATTTAGTCCCATCTATCGCCAAGCTGGTAATGGTGCGGGTATAACTGTTAATTTCAATCCTAAAGGCCCTTTGACCTTGAGTGCTGCTTACTTTGCTCAAGGAGTAAATACTCCGAATAATCCAGCCGATGGTAATGGGCTATTTAATGGTAGTAATACCTTCTTTGGGCAGATAGCTTTCAAACCAACCCAAGCTTTGAATGTTGGATTTAGCTATGCCCGTACATATCAAAGCAATCCCAGCCTCTTCCAAGGGATAGGAAGTGCTTTTGCGAATAATCCCTTTGCTGGTGCGCGGACTGAAGCTAACCACTATGGTGTACAAGCTACTTTCCAACTTAGCTCTCAATTAGCTTTGAGTGGTTGGGGCGGTTACACAACTGCTGATGCGGTAACTGGTGCTGCTAGAAGTGCAGATGCTTGGTATTGGGCTGGTTCACTAGCTGTCAGAGACTTTGGTCGTAAAGGTAACGTCTTGGGTGTGATTTTCGGTCAACCACCGAAAGTAACTGGTGGTGATAATATTGCTTCAGAATCTGGCACCTCTTATCATCTAGAGGGTCTATACAAGTTGAATGTATCTGACAATATTCAAGTTACCCCAGGTTTGTTGGTGATCTTTAATCCCGAAAACAACGACAATAACAACACCATTTACGTAGGTACTCTACGTACTACTTTCTCATTCTAA
- a CDS encoding Crp/Fnr family transcriptional regulator, with the protein MYTKSSIPHSAVTSNNSAINEQLPQRLFARRQVIPPRHEVLWRIERGAVRTLTWSEDGTFITLGYWGPGDIVGYPLSKVKPYQIESLTSVEVSVVPPHIWYQDIDALLSHIQQAEELLSIVHRKPMSLRLWQFLVWLSEKFGCDVEKGKLLDINVTHQEIAEVLNTTRVTVTRLLQQFEEEGKLLRSKRQIILRLPNQFMRK; encoded by the coding sequence ATGTATACCAAAAGTTCGATCCCACACTCTGCTGTTACATCCAATAATTCTGCTATCAATGAACAGTTACCCCAAAGGCTATTTGCACGTCGGCAAGTGATACCTCCACGCCACGAGGTCTTGTGGCGTATAGAGCGTGGAGCAGTTAGGACTTTAACTTGGAGTGAAGACGGAACATTTATCACTCTGGGTTATTGGGGGCCAGGTGATATAGTTGGTTATCCTTTGTCTAAAGTTAAACCTTACCAAATAGAATCTTTAACGAGTGTTGAAGTAAGTGTGGTGCCACCGCATATTTGGTATCAAGATATTGATGCGTTATTATCCCATATTCAACAAGCAGAAGAGCTATTAAGCATAGTGCATCGTAAACCAATGTCACTGCGCTTATGGCAATTTTTAGTATGGCTAAGTGAAAAATTTGGTTGTGATGTAGAAAAAGGCAAACTGCTTGATATTAATGTGACTCATCAAGAAATTGCAGAAGTTCTAAATACAACAAGAGTAACTGTAACACGACTTCTACAACAATTTGAAGAAGAAGGAAAACTTTTGCGTTCTAAACGTCAAATAATTCTGCGATTACCGAATCAATTTATGAGAAAATAA
- the phoU gene encoding phosphate signaling complex protein PhoU encodes MKAIVYPPNPDPTQLARAIRRLERDVLRMGALVEQSFRLSHQALFARNLTAAEELPQLDKKIDRFYRQIESDCTAIMTLQAPTAQDLRHLSAFMQLVRDLERIGDYAEDLADIAIKLFPYPPHPSIPEIAVMSHHAQAMLATSLVALADLDEAGGRSIQHLDDAVDHAYERLYNTLAFQKDVPGVVEPIVLLALAIRCLERMADHATNIGQRVAYIVTGQRY; translated from the coding sequence GTGAAAGCTATCGTTTATCCTCCCAATCCCGATCCAACCCAGCTAGCACGCGCCATTAGGCGCTTAGAGCGTGATGTATTACGCATGGGTGCTTTGGTAGAACAATCGTTTCGCCTGAGCCACCAGGCGTTATTTGCGCGCAATTTAACAGCCGCAGAGGAACTTCCTCAATTAGATAAAAAAATTGATCGCTTTTATAGACAAATAGAGTCAGATTGTACAGCAATCATGACACTGCAAGCACCAACGGCACAGGATTTGCGCCACTTGAGTGCTTTTATGCAGCTAGTACGAGATTTAGAGCGGATTGGGGATTATGCTGAAGATTTAGCTGACATTGCCATTAAACTTTTTCCTTATCCGCCTCATCCTTCTATACCAGAGATTGCAGTCATGTCTCACCATGCTCAAGCTATGTTAGCAACTAGCTTGGTGGCTTTAGCCGATTTAGATGAAGCTGGTGGACGGAGTATCCAGCATTTAGATGATGCTGTTGATCATGCCTATGAACGTCTCTATAACACTTTAGCTTTCCAAAAGGATGTTCCTGGTGTAGTCGAACCTATAGTTCTTTTAGCTCTAGCAATTCGCTGTCTGGAACGCATGGCAGATCATGCCACTAACATTGGTCAACGAGTAGCATACATCGTTACGGGTCAACGTTATTAA